The proteins below come from a single Asanoa ferruginea genomic window:
- a CDS encoding TetR/AcrR family transcriptional regulator yields the protein MPTGIQIRDARKQLLDAAERVLLRDGPSALTSRAVTTEAGCAKGVLHKHFADFDAFLAEIVRDHVNRIDDQATALRKSAGTGSVAANLTGALMALFDPVVVAIVSLIIFRDGLRDRLREARPGHGVPILAEASAMIASYLTDECEMGRIAADADIDSLALSLIGAGHLLFAAREGTSPDAGAVDKIVTTIIADVLQRRLL from the coding sequence ATGCCGACCGGAATACAGATTCGCGACGCGCGTAAGCAACTGCTCGACGCCGCCGAGCGCGTCCTGCTTCGGGATGGGCCGAGCGCACTGACCAGCCGCGCGGTCACCACGGAGGCGGGTTGCGCCAAGGGCGTGCTGCACAAGCATTTCGCCGATTTCGACGCCTTCCTCGCCGAAATCGTGCGCGATCACGTCAACCGGATCGACGATCAGGCCACCGCCCTGCGCAAGTCCGCCGGGACTGGCAGCGTGGCTGCCAACCTCACCGGCGCCCTGATGGCCTTGTTCGACCCGGTCGTGGTGGCGATCGTCAGCCTGATCATCTTCCGCGACGGGCTGCGCGACCGACTGCGCGAAGCCAGGCCGGGACATGGTGTCCCGATCTTGGCGGAGGCCAGCGCCATGATCGCCTCCTATCTGACCGACGAGTGCGAAATGGGCCGCATCGCGGCCGATGCCGACATCGACTCGCTCGCGCTCTCACTGATCGGGGCCGGGCACCTACTGTTCGCCGCCCGGGAGGGCACCTCGCCGGATGCTGGCGCTGTCGACAAGATCGTTACCACCATCATCGCCGATGTCCTACAACGACGGCTGCTCTGA
- a CDS encoding class I SAM-dependent methyltransferase: MPTIPQEQSHPSLPEPHRARQIAESFGADAERYDRARPGYPDVLVDLIVAASPGPDVLDVGCGTGIEARQFQSANCTVLGVDPDARMAEFARRSGVEVEVATFEDWDPAGRVFDAVVAGQSWHWVDPVAGAAKAAQVLRPRGLLALFAHVLEPPSEVADAFTEVYRQVVPDPPFDMQSKRSGVELSQAMFAKFADGIRETGGFHEPEHWRFDWERSYTRDEWLDLLPTTGGLTQLSPVKLAQVLEKVGAGIDRIGGGFTMPYTTFSVTAARIPAT, from the coding sequence ATGCCCACTATACCGCAGGAGCAATCACATCCGTCGTTGCCCGAGCCTCATCGAGCAAGGCAGATAGCCGAGTCGTTCGGCGCCGACGCCGAACGCTACGACCGGGCCCGGCCGGGCTATCCCGACGTCTTGGTGGACCTGATCGTCGCCGCCAGCCCGGGACCGGACGTCCTCGACGTCGGGTGCGGCACTGGCATCGAGGCCCGGCAGTTCCAGTCCGCCAACTGCACGGTGCTCGGTGTCGACCCCGACGCGCGGATGGCCGAGTTCGCGCGCCGCAGTGGGGTCGAGGTCGAGGTGGCGACGTTCGAAGACTGGGATCCCGCCGGCCGGGTCTTCGACGCGGTCGTGGCGGGGCAGTCCTGGCACTGGGTGGACCCGGTCGCGGGTGCGGCCAAGGCCGCGCAGGTGCTGCGGCCCCGCGGGCTTCTGGCACTGTTCGCGCATGTGTTGGAGCCTCCGTCCGAGGTGGCGGATGCCTTCACGGAGGTCTACCGACAGGTGGTACCCGACCCGCCGTTCGACATGCAGTCGAAGAGGAGCGGCGTGGAGCTCTCCCAGGCGATGTTCGCCAAGTTCGCCGACGGGATCCGCGAGACGGGCGGCTTCCACGAACCGGAGCATTGGCGCTTCGACTGGGAGCGGTCCTACACCCGCGACGAGTGGCTGGACCTGCTGCCCACCACCGGCGGTCTCACGCAGCTCTCACCGGTCAAGCTAGCGCAGGTGCTGGAGAAGGTCGGGGCCGGCATCGACAGGATCGGTGGGGGCTTCACCATGCCGTACACCACATTCTCGGTCACCGCGGCGCGAATTCCCGCCACCTGA
- a CDS encoding SDR family oxidoreductase, giving the protein MIRVASPLTGKNALVTGGSKGIGRAAAERLAADGASVAINYNVDEGAAAEVVAGISERGGQAIAIRADVSRLAEIGSLFDAAEERLGPLDIVVANAATFVMKPVTELTEEEFDRVFDLNTKGVFFILQQAARKLRDGGRIIVTSTGGTRMLFRDNAVYLGSKGAVEQFVRGLAQEVAGRGITVNAVLPGFTDTGMLPERDRAMAEASSPFQRIGQPEDVGDAIALLAGPSARWVTGQLLGAGGGVF; this is encoded by the coding sequence ATGATCAGAGTCGCAAGTCCATTGACAGGTAAGAACGCGCTGGTGACCGGCGGTTCAAAAGGCATCGGCCGCGCCGCCGCGGAGCGGCTGGCGGCCGACGGGGCGTCAGTCGCGATCAACTACAACGTCGACGAGGGGGCTGCTGCCGAAGTTGTCGCGGGCATCAGCGAGCGCGGAGGCCAAGCCATCGCGATACGCGCTGACGTGTCGAGGCTCGCCGAGATCGGATCGCTGTTCGACGCCGCCGAGGAGCGGCTCGGCCCGCTCGACATTGTCGTCGCGAACGCGGCGACGTTCGTGATGAAGCCAGTCACCGAGCTGACCGAGGAGGAGTTCGACCGGGTTTTCGATCTCAACACCAAGGGCGTGTTCTTCATCCTTCAACAGGCAGCACGGAAGCTGCGCGACGGGGGGCGCATCATCGTCACCTCGACGGGCGGCACCCGGATGTTGTTTCGAGACAATGCCGTTTACCTGGGCAGCAAAGGCGCGGTCGAGCAGTTCGTCCGTGGTCTCGCACAGGAGGTCGCCGGACGGGGGATCACGGTCAACGCTGTGCTACCCGGCTTCACCGACACCGGAATGCTGCCCGAGCGGGATCGGGCGATGGCCGAAGCCAGCTCACCGTTCCAGCGCATCGGACAGCCCGAGGACGTCGGTGACGCTATCGCGTTGCTCGCCGGCCCCAGCGCCCGTTGGGTGACCGGCCAACTCCTTGGCGCCGGAGGCGGCGTCTTCTAG
- a CDS encoding helix-turn-helix transcriptional regulator, translating into MRQRWIELGDFLRTRRGRAVPTVATHGGRRQVPGMRREELAVLAGLSPAYYTRLEQGRAPNVSDQVLTAVCRALSLDAAERNHVWRLARPAPATESAGSDETLRPQLRMLLDALSPAPALVLGRDRHLLAWNRTAHAIHAPHLDPTVVDDPATRPWWPELLFCDERVGALFLDWESKARDTVADLRGELGRRPEGDRLAALTGDLRVRSGPFAELWAEYPITACAHHDRVYKHPVVGLLELHDEFLELSDDPSQRLALFAAVPASPSARAIEQLANLSTIG; encoded by the coding sequence ATGCGGCAACGATGGATAGAACTCGGCGACTTCCTGCGGACCCGCAGAGGCCGCGCTGTGCCGACGGTCGCCACACACGGTGGGCGCAGACAGGTGCCGGGCATGCGCCGCGAGGAACTCGCAGTGCTGGCAGGCCTGAGCCCTGCCTACTACACGCGACTGGAACAGGGTCGCGCACCCAACGTCTCCGACCAGGTCCTCACCGCGGTTTGCCGGGCACTGTCATTGGATGCGGCCGAACGCAACCACGTGTGGCGGCTTGCGCGGCCGGCGCCGGCGACCGAATCGGCTGGCTCCGACGAGACACTGCGACCACAGCTGCGCATGCTGCTCGATGCGCTGTCACCGGCACCAGCGCTCGTTCTGGGCCGCGACCGGCACCTGCTGGCCTGGAACCGCACCGCCCACGCCATTCACGCACCGCATCTGGACCCAACCGTCGTTGACGATCCCGCAACCCGTCCATGGTGGCCCGAACTGCTGTTCTGCGACGAGCGCGTCGGTGCCCTGTTCCTCGACTGGGAGAGCAAGGCCCGGGACACGGTCGCGGACCTGCGCGGCGAGCTCGGCCGGCGACCCGAAGGTGACCGGCTGGCCGCACTCACCGGCGACCTGCGGGTCCGCAGCGGCCCCTTCGCGGAACTATGGGCCGAATACCCGATCACCGCCTGCGCGCATCACGACCGCGTCTACAAACATCCCGTCGTCGGGCTCCTCGAACTACACGACGAATTCCTGGAGCTCAGCGACGACCCAAGCCAGCGACTCGCCCTCTTCGCCGCCGTACCTGCCTCACCTTCGGCCCGAGCGATCGAACAACTTGCCAATCTGAGCACAATCGGCTGA
- a CDS encoding AAA family ATPase yields the protein MLVGRDSELAIIDGLIGQVRGGAGRALVVEGAPGIGKSALLDHAAERAGSGMRVLRVAGVEGEAEMPYSALHLLLRPVLAGVDALPDPQASALRGAFGMGPPAGVERFLVGLATLALLSEAAAEGPLLCLVDDGHCLDGPSAEALCLAARRLGDEPIGIVLAAREKAWPPGGVLAAAGLSTLPLRGLSLEAADALLTREAPELSGRLRDRVLETAGGNPLALLELPKSVGEHDLLGAGPLPISDRLRDTFRGQIDRLSEAARTLLVVVAAEGTGDLATVMRAADGLGLPVAAMAEAERAGLVVVTVGSVRFRHPLVRAAAYQGALFTDRQAVHQALAEILELADPHRWVWHLALAAFAPDEKIAAALERTADKSVERNGQAAAMRAYERAAQLSEENSARARRLAAAAAAALEAGQFGHAEQLCAAALPLTDEPAVLARLAGARGRLAFDRGNPLTAARVAIDGVAEIAGQEPLEAARLLVDAAYWAGHGVDPRLVGEAVAMLDSLDLPPDHDFQPYIEQVHGYYRIITGQAADAAMFTASRPTLVLEKTWTARSLNVIGHAARALEVSSDMVAEARSAGLLGHLADALFHQAGAQTLLGRYHAAVRTAEPALALAVDIQQKSVAAYLRGLLAWLAALDGDDERCTALASEAIRYADDHGTPPSAADATWALALLDLGHGRYEAAVSRMENRWPFWPCSSAWVRSTADHLEAAARAGERSVAGRLMEELERHAGRILDPCGPAILARCRALLSPADQAEAHFAAALRDGPGDDRPFERARTLLAYGEWLRREHRRADARTRLRAALDIFQRTGARLWAARAHAELRATGDRSVHAAAAPGLAGRLTPQELQVVHLAATGATNRDIGAQLFLSPRTVAQHLHRAFPKLNVTSRRQLAALDLDR from the coding sequence ATGTTGGTGGGTAGAGATTCAGAGCTCGCGATCATCGATGGACTGATCGGTCAGGTTCGGGGAGGCGCCGGCCGAGCGCTCGTGGTGGAGGGCGCGCCAGGGATCGGCAAGTCCGCGTTGCTGGACCATGCGGCGGAGCGGGCCGGGTCGGGTATGCGTGTGCTGCGCGTCGCCGGGGTCGAGGGCGAGGCGGAGATGCCCTATTCCGCTCTTCATCTGTTGCTCCGGCCCGTCCTGGCCGGGGTCGACGCCCTGCCCGATCCGCAGGCATCGGCTCTGCGCGGTGCCTTCGGGATGGGACCGCCCGCCGGTGTGGAGCGGTTCCTGGTCGGACTCGCTACGTTGGCGCTTCTGTCGGAGGCCGCGGCCGAGGGCCCGTTGTTGTGTTTGGTCGACGACGGTCACTGCCTCGACGGCCCGTCAGCCGAGGCGCTGTGTCTCGCGGCCCGCCGCCTCGGAGACGAGCCGATCGGGATTGTGCTAGCGGCCAGAGAGAAGGCGTGGCCGCCCGGGGGCGTGCTAGCCGCCGCCGGCCTTTCCACCCTTCCGTTACGCGGCCTGTCTCTCGAGGCGGCCGATGCCTTGCTGACCAGGGAGGCGCCCGAGTTGTCGGGTCGGCTGCGGGACCGGGTGCTGGAAACCGCCGGCGGGAACCCGCTCGCCCTGCTGGAACTGCCCAAGTCGGTGGGTGAGCACGACCTGCTCGGCGCCGGTCCGCTGCCGATCAGCGATCGGTTGCGGGATACCTTCAGGGGGCAGATCGACCGGCTTAGTGAAGCGGCCCGGACACTGCTCGTCGTGGTGGCCGCGGAAGGCACCGGCGATCTGGCGACGGTGATGCGGGCGGCAGACGGTCTGGGTCTGCCGGTGGCGGCGATGGCCGAGGCGGAGCGTGCCGGGTTGGTCGTCGTCACCGTCGGCTCGGTGCGGTTCCGGCATCCGCTGGTGCGGGCCGCTGCCTACCAGGGCGCGTTGTTCACCGACCGGCAGGCCGTCCACCAGGCACTGGCGGAGATCCTGGAACTGGCCGACCCGCATCGGTGGGTCTGGCACCTGGCCTTGGCGGCCTTCGCGCCGGATGAAAAGATCGCCGCGGCCCTGGAGCGGACGGCCGACAAATCCGTGGAGCGAAACGGCCAGGCCGCCGCGATGCGGGCCTACGAGCGGGCAGCCCAGCTCAGCGAGGAAAACAGTGCCCGCGCGAGGCGGCTGGCGGCCGCCGCGGCAGCGGCGCTGGAGGCCGGGCAGTTCGGCCATGCCGAACAATTGTGCGCCGCCGCGCTGCCGCTGACCGACGAGCCGGCCGTCCTGGCCCGACTGGCCGGTGCCCGGGGGAGGCTGGCGTTCGACCGCGGCAACCCGCTGACGGCCGCGCGCGTCGCTATCGACGGCGTCGCCGAGATCGCGGGGCAGGAGCCTCTGGAGGCGGCCAGGCTCCTGGTGGATGCCGCATATTGGGCTGGCCATGGTGTCGATCCGCGGCTCGTCGGTGAGGCGGTGGCGATGTTGGACTCCCTCGACCTTCCGCCCGACCATGACTTTCAGCCATACATTGAACAGGTACACGGCTACTACCGCATCATCACGGGGCAAGCCGCGGACGCGGCCATGTTCACCGCATCGCGTCCCACCCTGGTCTTGGAGAAGACCTGGACAGCGCGCTCGCTGAATGTCATCGGACACGCGGCGAGGGCGTTGGAGGTGTCCTCGGACATGGTCGCCGAGGCTCGGTCCGCCGGGCTTCTCGGCCACCTTGCCGACGCGCTGTTCCATCAGGCCGGTGCGCAGACGCTGCTGGGGCGGTATCACGCCGCCGTCCGGACGGCCGAGCCGGCGCTGGCTCTGGCGGTGGACATTCAGCAAAAATCGGTGGCGGCCTACCTGCGCGGGCTGTTGGCCTGGCTCGCAGCTCTGGACGGCGACGACGAGCGATGCACCGCGCTAGCCAGCGAGGCGATCCGATACGCCGACGACCACGGGACGCCCCCGAGCGCGGCGGATGCGACCTGGGCGTTGGCGTTGCTGGACCTGGGGCACGGCCGTTATGAGGCTGCGGTGAGCCGGATGGAAAACCGGTGGCCGTTCTGGCCGTGCAGCAGCGCATGGGTTCGCAGCACCGCCGACCATCTCGAGGCAGCGGCCCGGGCGGGGGAAAGGTCCGTCGCCGGGCGACTGATGGAGGAGCTTGAACGGCACGCAGGGCGAATCCTCGACCCGTGTGGCCCGGCTATCCTGGCGCGCTGCCGGGCGCTGCTCAGTCCAGCGGACCAGGCAGAGGCACATTTCGCCGCTGCGTTGCGGGACGGCCCGGGGGACGATCGGCCGTTCGAACGGGCCCGCACGCTGTTGGCCTACGGCGAGTGGCTACGACGCGAGCACCGCAGAGCCGACGCGCGGACCCGGCTCAGGGCCGCCCTCGACATTTTCCAGCGCACCGGCGCCAGGCTCTGGGCTGCTCGCGCGCATGCCGAGCTGCGAGCCACCGGCGACCGCTCAGTCCATGCCGCCGCGGCGCCGGGACTAGCCGGCAGGCTTACCCCGCAAGAGCTCCAGGTCGTCCACCTGGCCGCGACCGGCGCCACCAACCGCGACATCGGCGCACAACTGTTTCTCAGCCCACGCACCGTCGCCCAACACCTCCATCGGGCCTTTCCCAAACTCAACGTCACCAGCCGTCGCCAACTCGCCGCCCTCGACCTCGACCGATAG